One part of the Parabacteroides distasonis ATCC 8503 genome encodes these proteins:
- a CDS encoding Rossmann-like and DUF2520 domain-containing protein codes for MRVVFVGAGNLATRLSLEMRKSGMSIGQVYSHTSEHAKILADELGCGWTVIPEEIVEDADLYVFSLKDAVLQDVIARVKPNNGLWVHTAGSMPISVFEGLTARYGVVYPLQTFSKSREVDFKKIPFFLEANSSEDEKVLGEVARALSCDVRFLSSEKRKNLHLAAVFACNFTNHMYALAEKILEEQQIPGEVLLPLIDETAAKVHVMSPARAQTGPAIRYDENVINKHMAMLKDPDMRNLYELISRSIHKEARHE; via the coding sequence ATGAGAGTCGTATTTGTTGGTGCCGGAAACTTAGCTACCCGGCTTTCGTTGGAAATGCGTAAGTCTGGAATGAGTATCGGGCAAGTATATAGTCACACAAGTGAGCATGCTAAGATTTTAGCTGATGAATTGGGATGTGGGTGGACCGTGATCCCGGAAGAGATTGTGGAAGATGCCGACTTGTATGTTTTCTCTTTGAAAGATGCCGTGCTCCAAGATGTTATCGCCCGTGTAAAACCGAATAACGGTTTGTGGGTGCATACGGCAGGGAGTATGCCTATCTCTGTATTTGAAGGTCTTACGGCTAGATATGGGGTGGTTTATCCGTTACAAACGTTTAGTAAGAGTAGGGAGGTGGATTTCAAGAAAATACCGTTCTTTTTAGAGGCGAACTCGTCTGAAGATGAGAAGGTGCTGGGAGAGGTGGCTAGGGCGCTCTCCTGTGATGTCCGTTTCCTCTCCTCCGAGAAGCGAAAGAACTTACATTTAGCGGCGGTTTTCGCTTGTAATTTTACGAATCATATGTATGCGCTAGCTGAAAAGATCTTGGAAGAACAGCAAATACCGGGAGAGGTCTTGCTACCTTTGATAGACGAGACAGCCGCTAAGGTACATGTAATGTCGCCGGCGCGGGCCCAAACGGGACCAGCTATACGATATGACGAAAATGTGATAAACAAACATATGGCTATGCTTAAAGATCCGGATATGCGAAATCTATATGAGCTGATTAGCCGAAGTATACATAAGGAGGCTCGACATGAGTAG
- a CDS encoding KdsC family phosphatase, with protein MSSINYDLRKIKAFVFDVDGVLSCDVIPLHPNGDPMRTVNIKDGYALQLAVKKGYEVAIITGGYTEAVQIRFSRLGIQHIYMRSAVKVHDFKDFMEKTGLSPEQIMYAGDDIPDYEVMTRVGLPVAPADAAPEIKEIAKYISSRRGGEGVARDVIEQTMRAQGHWFGEEAFGW; from the coding sequence ATGAGTAGTATAAACTATGATTTGAGAAAAATAAAGGCTTTTGTCTTTGATGTAGACGGGGTGCTATCCTGCGATGTGATTCCGCTTCACCCGAATGGCGATCCGATGCGTACGGTCAATATCAAGGATGGCTATGCCTTGCAATTGGCCGTGAAGAAAGGTTATGAGGTCGCTATAATTACGGGCGGATATACGGAAGCCGTACAGATTCGCTTTTCTCGTTTAGGAATACAACATATTTATATGCGTAGCGCTGTAAAGGTGCATGACTTTAAGGATTTTATGGAAAAAACGGGCTTGTCTCCTGAGCAAATCATGTATGCGGGTGATGATATTCCTGATTATGAGGTAATGACGCGAGTTGGATTGCCGGTGGCACCTGCGGATGCGGCTCCGGAGATCAAGGAGATAGCGAAATATATATCCTCCCGGCGAGGTGGCGAAGGCGTAGCTAGGGACGTGATCGAGCAAACGATGCGGGCGCAAGGACACTGGTTCGGCGAGGAGGCTTTTGGGTGGTAA
- a CDS encoding Maf-like protein, whose amino-acid sequence MLENLKKYKIVLASNSPRRRNLLSGLDIDFEVRVISDIDESYPDSIDSMEIPLYIARSKAEAYKPTMADDELLITADTIVWTFDGVMGKPANREEAYAMLHALSDHVHQVITGVCIMTKDKNVGFSVESAVCFAKLGDEEINYYLDKYKPYDKAGGYGIQEWIGYIGVEAINGSFYNVMGLPVQKLYQELKHF is encoded by the coding sequence ATGTTAGAGAATTTAAAAAAGTACAAGATCGTCTTAGCCTCTAATTCTCCGAGACGACGGAATTTGTTATCTGGTCTGGATATCGACTTCGAGGTGAGGGTAATTTCGGATATTGACGAGTCTTACCCGGATTCTATTGACTCCATGGAGATCCCTTTATATATTGCCCGTTCGAAAGCGGAGGCCTATAAACCGACTATGGCGGATGATGAATTGCTAATCACGGCAGATACGATCGTTTGGACGTTTGACGGGGTTATGGGAAAGCCTGCGAATCGAGAGGAAGCTTATGCTATGCTTCATGCTTTGTCGGATCATGTACATCAGGTAATAACCGGTGTTTGTATCATGACGAAGGACAAAAATGTAGGCTTTTCCGTCGAATCTGCGGTTTGTTTCGCTAAATTGGGTGATGAAGAGATTAATTATTATTTGGATAAATATAAACCTTATGATAAAGCGGGAGGGTATGGCATTCAGGAGTGGATCGGTTATATCGGGGTAGAGGCTATCAATGGTAGCTTTTATAACGTGATGGGATTACCTGTGCAAAAGCTTTATCAGGAATTGAAACATTTTTAA
- a CDS encoding FAD:protein FMN transferase codes for MMRKNITILVSLLILSLTACSDKGQYFEESGSVFHTSYHIKYKAKQILTDKIDSELQRFNLSLNPFNPNSTIAKVNNNEDVEVDEWFTEVFNKAEEISQKSGGAFDITCAPLINLWGFGFSKMDSVTPQMIDSIKAFVGYQKVRLEGKKIIKEDPRILLNCSSIAKGYACDVIARLLEKEGVKNYMVEIGGEVTMKGVNQQGDCWRVGINKPEIGTSGVTNDVEEIVQLCQKGGVATSGDYRNFYIKDGKKYAHTINPATGYPAGQNILSATIVAEDCMTADAYATTFMVLGVEKAKLLAQSIPQIEYFIIYADNNGQQKVTYSKGMLEYLPNRKTLAILENP; via the coding sequence ATGATGCGCAAGAATATTACCATATTAGTCAGCCTGTTGATCTTATCGCTTACGGCTTGCTCGGACAAGGGCCAATATTTCGAAGAGAGTGGTTCTGTTTTTCATACAAGTTACCACATCAAATACAAGGCCAAGCAAATCCTAACCGATAAGATCGACAGCGAGCTGCAACGTTTTAACCTCTCCTTAAATCCTTTCAACCCCAACTCCACGATCGCGAAAGTCAATAATAACGAGGATGTGGAGGTAGACGAATGGTTTACCGAAGTATTCAATAAGGCGGAAGAAATCTCCCAAAAATCAGGAGGAGCTTTTGATATTACTTGTGCTCCATTAATTAATCTATGGGGATTCGGATTCAGTAAGATGGATAGCGTAACCCCGCAGATGATCGATAGCATAAAGGCTTTCGTCGGTTATCAAAAAGTAAGATTGGAAGGAAAGAAAATCATCAAAGAAGATCCCCGGATTCTATTGAATTGTTCGTCCATCGCAAAAGGTTATGCTTGCGATGTCATCGCCCGCCTGCTGGAAAAGGAAGGCGTAAAGAACTACATGGTAGAAATAGGTGGTGAGGTTACCATGAAAGGCGTAAATCAACAAGGTGACTGTTGGCGAGTCGGCATCAACAAGCCGGAAATAGGGACAAGTGGCGTAACAAATGATGTTGAAGAGATCGTACAATTATGCCAAAAAGGGGGGGTGGCTACTTCTGGTGACTACCGAAACTTCTACATCAAGGATGGTAAGAAATATGCCCATACGATCAATCCAGCGACCGGTTATCCCGCTGGACAAAATATCCTTAGCGCGACAATCGTGGCGGAAGATTGTATGACAGCAGACGCTTACGCTACGACTTTCATGGTTTTGGGAGTCGAGAAAGCGAAGCTACTGGCACAATCCATCCCCCAAATAGAGTATTTCATTATTTATGCGGACAACAACGGACAACAGAAAGTCACCTACTCAAAAGGTATGTTGGAATACCTTCCTAACAGAAAAACATTGGCTATCCTCGAAAATCCTTAA
- the ilvD gene encoding dihydroxy-acid dehydratase translates to MKSQQLRKLAPELDSLRLGSGWKIDELSKPQIIVESSYGHSHPGSAHLDKLVDEAGIGIKEKGGRAANYFVTDICDGEAQGHDGMNYSLVSRDIMAAMMEIHVKATPFDAGVFIASCDKSVPAHLMAIARLDMPAIFMPGGIMKAGPNLLTLEQIGTYSAQYERKEITEEQFMVYKRDACPDCGACSFMGTASTMQVMAEALGIALPGSALIPAHLPELKETARKAGEHALGLAKEELKPSDIMTIQAFENAIMVHAAIAGSSNSLLHLPAIAHELGIQLSPDLFDKIHRKIPYLLNIRPSGFWPGEYFWYAGGVPAIMKEIKEFLHLDVKTVTGRTLGENLKDLQLNGFYENCHKYLPALGVKVGDIIKPLHTPIKAQGAIAILKGNLAPEGAVVKHSAISPRLMQVTLKARVFDCEENAIEAVLQKKIHPGEAVFIRYEGPKGSGMPEMFYTTEAIASDPELVETIALITDGRFSGATRGPAIGHVSPEASEGGPIALVENDDLIRIDIPARTLDIIGTDSIERSVEEIEKILSERRAHWIKSESQYKKGILDIYTHNSVSPMKGAYMEFFM, encoded by the coding sequence ATGAAAAGCCAGCAATTACGAAAACTAGCGCCGGAGCTGGATTCACTCCGGCTAGGCAGCGGTTGGAAAATCGACGAATTGAGTAAACCGCAAATCATTGTAGAAAGCAGTTACGGACATAGCCATCCGGGAAGCGCCCATCTGGATAAATTGGTGGACGAGGCCGGAATCGGTATAAAGGAAAAGGGGGGACGTGCCGCAAACTACTTCGTCACTGATATTTGTGATGGAGAGGCGCAGGGACACGATGGTATGAACTACTCATTAGTCTCCCGTGATATCATGGCCGCCATGATGGAGATTCATGTAAAAGCGACTCCTTTCGACGCTGGTGTCTTTATAGCCAGTTGCGACAAATCCGTCCCTGCGCATTTGATGGCGATAGCCCGGCTAGATATGCCTGCTATATTCATGCCCGGTGGTATAATGAAAGCCGGTCCCAACCTACTCACGTTAGAACAAATCGGTACCTATAGCGCCCAATACGAGCGAAAAGAAATAACGGAAGAACAATTCATGGTTTATAAGCGTGACGCATGTCCGGATTGTGGAGCTTGCTCTTTCATGGGTACCGCCTCTACGATGCAAGTAATGGCAGAAGCGCTTGGCATCGCTTTACCGGGCTCCGCCTTGATCCCCGCCCATTTACCCGAGTTAAAAGAAACCGCCCGTAAAGCCGGAGAACATGCACTCGGACTGGCGAAAGAAGAGTTAAAACCCTCCGATATCATGACGATACAAGCGTTTGAAAATGCGATCATGGTACATGCCGCCATAGCGGGTTCCAGCAACAGCCTGCTTCATCTTCCAGCTATCGCCCATGAACTGGGAATCCAGTTATCACCGGATTTGTTCGACAAGATACATCGTAAGATCCCCTACCTTTTAAATATACGTCCCAGCGGTTTTTGGCCCGGCGAATATTTCTGGTATGCGGGAGGCGTACCGGCGATCATGAAAGAAATCAAGGAATTCCTCCATCTCGATGTCAAGACCGTTACCGGCAGAACATTGGGAGAAAACTTAAAAGATTTACAACTCAACGGCTTCTATGAGAATTGCCATAAATATCTTCCTGCCCTAGGAGTAAAGGTTGGCGATATTATCAAACCTCTTCATACACCGATCAAGGCACAAGGAGCCATCGCTATATTGAAAGGAAATTTAGCGCCCGAAGGGGCAGTCGTAAAACATTCGGCGATTTCACCCCGCTTGATGCAAGTCACCCTGAAAGCGAGGGTATTCGATTGTGAGGAGAACGCTATTGAGGCGGTATTACAAAAGAAAATCCATCCGGGAGAAGCGGTATTTATCCGTTATGAAGGACCGAAAGGAAGTGGAATGCCAGAAATGTTTTATACGACAGAAGCGATCGCCTCCGATCCTGAGTTGGTAGAGACCATCGCATTGATCACCGACGGTCGTTTCTCCGGAGCGACCCGAGGCCCGGCGATCGGACATGTATCCCCGGAGGCTTCCGAGGGGGGACCAATCGCCTTGGTCGAGAACGATGACTTGATCCGTATCGATATTCCAGCGAGAACATTGGATATAATCGGTACCGACAGTATTGAGAGAAGCGTGGAAGAGATAGAAAAGATCCTATCCGAAAGGCGTGCACATTGGATAAAATCAGAGTCACAATATAAAAAAGGAATCCTTGATATTTATACACACAATAGCGTCTCCCCCATGAAAGGGGCATATATGGAATTTTTTATGTAA
- a CDS encoding manganese efflux pump MntP has protein sequence MLYIEVLLLAIGLSMDSLAVSVTGGAVLKNNCTAGNIIKIASVLGIFQAGMTVIGYTMGLGFEKYICAFDHWIAFTLLLYLGGKMIYDSTKEEEEDGKFDPLCNRTLCGLGIATSIDALAVGISLAILKSPLLLQASTIGVVTFAISAFGVYFGNRFGKRIDLKLDLIGGLILIGIGTKILIEHLFFS, from the coding sequence ATGTTATACATTGAAGTTCTGCTACTAGCGATCGGCTTATCCATGGATAGCCTAGCAGTATCAGTTACCGGCGGCGCAGTTCTTAAGAACAACTGCACCGCCGGTAATATTATTAAGATAGCGAGCGTGCTCGGTATATTCCAAGCCGGAATGACCGTGATTGGTTATACGATGGGATTAGGATTCGAAAAATACATTTGCGCCTTCGATCATTGGATCGCATTTACCCTCTTGCTTTACTTAGGTGGAAAAATGATATACGATAGCACGAAGGAAGAGGAGGAAGACGGGAAATTCGATCCTCTATGTAACCGGACATTATGCGGATTGGGAATAGCGACAAGTATCGATGCCCTCGCCGTAGGAATCTCTCTGGCGATCTTAAAATCACCACTCTTGCTGCAAGCCTCGACTATCGGTGTTGTCACCTTCGCTATCTCTGCCTTCGGTGTCTATTTCGGTAACCGATTCGGCAAGAGAATCGACTTGAAGCTGGACCTCATCGGAGGTTTAATCTTAATCGGTATCGGTACAAAAATTTTAATAGAGCATTTATTCTTTAGCTAG
- a CDS encoding nitroreductase family protein: MSFLELARKRCSIRKYAPKNVEQEKIDYILEAARLAPSAVNYQPWYFVWVQSAEGKAKLQECYPREWFKQAPYYLIVCGDHQQSWKRGDHKDHMDIDTAIATEHICLAAAEQGLGTCWVCNFDTELCRKHFKIPETIEPVVLIPFGYPSDPALFDETPKRRKPIEEIIKRESF; the protein is encoded by the coding sequence ATGAGTTTCCTAGAATTAGCGAGAAAACGTTGTTCTATCCGAAAGTATGCCCCCAAAAACGTAGAGCAAGAAAAGATTGATTATATCCTAGAAGCAGCTCGTTTGGCCCCTTCGGCGGTAAATTATCAACCTTGGTATTTTGTATGGGTTCAAAGTGCGGAAGGAAAAGCTAAATTACAAGAATGCTATCCCCGGGAATGGTTCAAGCAAGCGCCTTATTACTTGATCGTTTGCGGAGATCATCAGCAATCTTGGAAACGGGGCGATCATAAGGATCATATGGATATCGATACGGCTATCGCTACGGAACACATTTGTTTAGCCGCTGCCGAACAAGGATTGGGAACTTGTTGGGTTTGCAATTTCGACACGGAACTTTGCCGTAAACATTTTAAAATTCCGGAAACGATCGAGCCTGTTGTATTGATACCGTTCGGCTATCCTTCCGACCCGGCATTATTCGATGAGACTCCAAAGAGACGTAAGCCCATAGAAGAAATTATTAAACGGGAATCATTCTAG
- a CDS encoding glycosyltransferase family 2 protein has product MDISVVIPLYNEAESLPELFSWIERVMKEHNYTYEVIFVNDGSTDNSWEVIEELKQRSPHVRGIKFRRNYGKSPGLHCGFQRAKGDVVITMDADLQDSPDEIPELYRMITEDGYDLVSGWKKKRYDPLSKTIPTKLFNATARKFSGIKNLHDFNCGLKAYKNVVIKNIEVYNDMHRYIPYLAKIAGFHKIGEKVVKHQARKYGTTKFGLDRFVNGYLDLITLWFTSKFGKKPMHFFGLWGSAMFFIGFIALVIVLSMKLISMYSGDLRPLVTSSPYFYISLTAMILGTQMFLAGFIGELISRNSPNRNNYKIEDEI; this is encoded by the coding sequence ATGGACATATCAGTTGTTATCCCGTTGTATAACGAAGCCGAGTCTTTACCCGAGTTATTCTCGTGGATAGAGCGGGTGATGAAAGAACATAATTATACCTATGAAGTCATTTTCGTGAATGACGGCAGTACGGATAATTCTTGGGAAGTGATCGAGGAGTTGAAGCAACGTTCTCCACACGTCCGGGGAATCAAGTTCCGTCGCAACTACGGTAAGTCGCCGGGATTGCATTGCGGATTCCAACGGGCTAAAGGTGACGTGGTCATTACCATGGACGCCGATCTGCAGGACAGCCCGGATGAGATACCCGAACTTTACCGGATGATCACCGAAGACGGGTACGATCTGGTATCCGGCTGGAAAAAGAAAAGATATGACCCGTTGTCTAAGACGATCCCCACGAAATTATTCAACGCGACAGCTCGTAAATTCTCGGGAATAAAGAACTTACACGATTTCAATTGCGGATTGAAAGCGTATAAGAATGTTGTCATTAAAAATATAGAGGTGTATAACGATATGCACCGTTACATACCTTATTTAGCTAAGATTGCCGGATTTCACAAGATTGGCGAGAAAGTAGTGAAACATCAAGCCCGCAAGTACGGAACTACTAAATTCGGGTTGGATCGCTTCGTGAACGGTTATCTTGATTTGATCACGCTTTGGTTTACTTCCAAATTCGGAAAGAAACCGATGCACTTCTTCGGTTTATGGGGAAGCGCTATGTTCTTCATTGGTTTTATCGCTCTAGTAATCGTACTCAGCATGAAATTGATCTCGATGTACTCTGGAGATCTAAGACCTTTGGTTACAAGTTCCCCTTATTTCTATATTTCATTGACAGCGATGATTCTGGGAACCCAGATGTTCCTAGCGGGCTTTATCGGGGAGTTGATTTCCCGCAATTCTCCGAATCGCAATAACTATAAAATAGAGGATGAGATATGA
- a CDS encoding DUF4199 domain-containing protein — MEENKNLLLKGAMTYGLAMGIYWVVKYIFFIFSVSVPSLSLVYWLLTLAVPFIAYYMTKRYRHDIGGRISFFHAWRFGTMLYFFAALIVSLEYFVFYQFIASPDFVANAIGQLTTVLKDSQVSSEMIDSLSKIRISPIHMAIQGIFNNVFYGIILSIPVAALLCRNNSTGSITENR; from the coding sequence ATGGAAGAGAATAAGAATTTACTTTTAAAAGGCGCTATGACTTATGGTTTGGCCATGGGTATATATTGGGTAGTGAAATACATCTTTTTCATCTTCAGCGTTTCCGTCCCCTCCTTAAGTCTTGTCTATTGGCTATTGACGCTCGCCGTCCCTTTCATCGCCTACTACATGACGAAAAGATATCGGCACGACATCGGTGGAAGGATCAGTTTCTTTCATGCATGGAGATTCGGCACGATGTTGTATTTTTTCGCCGCATTGATCGTCTCGCTTGAATACTTTGTCTTTTATCAGTTCATCGCCTCGCCTGATTTCGTGGCAAATGCGATCGGGCAATTAACGACTGTACTAAAGGATAGCCAAGTCAGCTCGGAGATGATCGACTCGCTCAGCAAGATTCGTATCTCGCCAATCCACATGGCCATACAAGGAATATTTAATAACGTATTTTACGGCATCATACTTTCTATACCGGTAGCGGCTCTCTTGTGCAGGAACAATTCGACAGGTTCCATCACTGAAAACCGCTAA
- a CDS encoding DUF2776 domain-containing protein produces MNYGISVLFRAIPLLMALFCFGYGFFVFNYGVDSSRFVAGPVVFSLGFICIALFATAATIIRQIIHTYDNVARFALPILGYLSATITFLAGFILLMSSPAPADFVAGHVICGVGLITACVATTATASTRFTLIQMNAKSDDPRIPDKAFNFWQGLFLILVASLISIVAWIWAYRLLAHSEEHSQYFVAGHVMAGLACICTSLIALVATIARQIRNTYSRLEKRLWHRFVILMGSISLIWGLFVLGDSDPANASTGYIMIGLGLVCYSISSKVILLSKIWREEFKLANRIPLIPIFTALFCLFLSAFLFEMAAEHSYYAIPARVLAGLGAICFTLFSIVSILESGTSSK; encoded by the coding sequence ATGAATTACGGGATTAGTGTCTTATTCAGGGCGATTCCATTGCTAATGGCCCTCTTTTGTTTCGGTTATGGATTTTTTGTCTTTAACTATGGAGTGGACTCCAGCAGATTCGTCGCCGGACCTGTCGTATTCTCTCTTGGCTTTATTTGTATAGCTTTGTTCGCTACGGCAGCGACCATTATTCGTCAAATTATCCATACATATGATAATGTAGCCAGATTCGCTTTGCCTATCCTTGGATATCTCTCGGCAACCATCACTTTTCTGGCGGGCTTTATCTTACTCATGTCCTCACCGGCGCCAGCAGACTTTGTCGCAGGCCATGTCATTTGCGGGGTGGGCCTTATAACCGCATGCGTAGCGACAACGGCTACCGCCTCTACCCGATTCACCTTAATACAAATGAACGCCAAAAGCGACGATCCCAGAATACCGGATAAAGCGTTCAACTTTTGGCAAGGGTTATTCTTGATCCTTGTAGCATCTCTTATATCCATAGTCGCATGGATTTGGGCTTACCGGTTGCTAGCGCATAGCGAGGAGCATTCCCAATACTTCGTCGCCGGGCACGTGATGGCCGGACTAGCATGTATTTGCACTAGCTTAATCGCTTTAGTCGCCACGATCGCCCGACAAATAAGAAACACATATTCCCGATTGGAAAAAAGGCTATGGCACCGTTTTGTCATCCTGATGGGATCTATCAGTCTGATATGGGGTCTCTTCGTATTAGGAGATAGCGACCCGGCTAATGCCTCAACCGGATATATCATGATCGGCCTTGGATTAGTTTGCTATAGTATCTCCAGCAAGGTGATCTTGCTGTCTAAAATATGGAGGGAAGAATTCAAGCTTGCCAACCGGATTCCATTAATTCCTATATTCACGGCTTTATTCTGCCTTTTCCTCTCCGCTTTCCTTTTCGAGATGGCGGCCGAGCATAGTTATTATGCCATTCCCGCACGGGTATTGGCCGGACTGGGAGCGATCTGCTTTACGTTGTTCTCCATCGTCAGCATATTGGAAAGCGGAACCTCTTCCAAGTAA
- a CDS encoding type III pantothenate kinase, with amino-acid sequence MRSFLFKKNFRGYTMFLRVISSFLFFFAENIREVNLIIEQGNTSSKVAVYKNGHIEASFVYKQFGVSVVAALFEKYAFTQGILSTVIDTDDELIAYLKNKLQRFVFLDEHVALPIKVEYGTPKTLGKDRLAAVVGANYLRPGKNLLVIDAGTAITYEVIEAPGIFLGGNISPGMTTRFRALNHFTKKLPLVTEEDDIPLIGRSTETAIQAGVVNGIVYEMDGYIDELKVKYPDLLVFLTGGHSFYFERRLKNSIFADINLVLTGLNRILEYNVEN; translated from the coding sequence ATGCGATCCTTTTTGTTCAAGAAGAATTTTAGAGGTTATACGATGTTTTTGCGTGTTATTTCATCATTTTTGTTTTTCTTTGCGGAAAATATCAGAGAAGTGAATCTTATTATAGAACAAGGTAACACGTCATCAAAGGTCGCTGTGTATAAAAATGGGCATATAGAGGCTTCTTTTGTATACAAGCAATTCGGTGTATCTGTGGTCGCTGCTCTTTTTGAGAAGTACGCTTTTACGCAAGGCATTTTATCGACGGTGATAGATACGGACGATGAGTTGATCGCTTATCTAAAAAATAAGCTTCAGCGTTTTGTCTTTCTGGATGAACATGTAGCTTTACCGATCAAGGTGGAATATGGGACGCCGAAAACGCTAGGCAAGGACCGTTTGGCCGCTGTCGTGGGGGCGAATTATTTGCGGCCGGGAAAAAATCTGCTGGTTATCGATGCCGGTACCGCTATCACGTATGAGGTGATAGAAGCGCCGGGTATCTTTCTGGGAGGGAATATCTCTCCGGGGATGACAACCCGTTTTCGAGCGTTGAACCATTTTACGAAGAAACTGCCTTTGGTAACGGAAGAGGATGATATACCGCTTATCGGGAGAAGTACGGAAACGGCTATCCAAGCGGGTGTGGTGAATGGGATTGTTTACGAGATGGACGGATATATTGACGAGCTGAAAGTAAAATATCCGGATCTTTTGGTTTTTTTAACAGGCGGTCATTCGTTTTATTTTGAAAGACGGCTAAAAAACTCCATCTTTGCAGACATTAATTTAGTGTTGACAGGATTAAACAGAATCTTAGAGTATAATGTTGAAAATTAA